The genomic interval GCCCCGAGTATGGTTATGTTCGTGATCGGTCGCACTTGGTTCTCTCAACGTGGGTTCAGACATCCGTCATGACAAAACTATCTCACAAACATTTGGCCGCCAGCTCGCGAATTCGCAGCGCGCCTGTTCGATTCTCTGTCTGGTGCACAGCACGATTCTCTGCTCGGTTCACAGCCCGTATGCTGCTTGCGGCAGCCCTGCTGGCGTGCCCCACACTCACCAGCAACGTCCTGGCGCAAGACTCGGGGAAGACCGATTCTGTCGCGAATGCTGCTGCAGACCAAGAGGGCGCGTCACAGAAAGACAACCAAGCCGACGATTCGAAAACCGATTCGAAAACCGATTCGGCGGCTGCCGATGCGGCTGCGAAGAAAAAGAAAGACGGCTGGATTGAACTCAAGGATTCCTGGAAACCGTGCGAGTTCGGCGGCGATGGCGAAATCACCGTCAACGACGGAACGATCACTTTGGACTACGGTTCCCCCATCACCGGCGTCAAATGGGGCGGCTCCTTTGATGGCGACAAGGGCCTGCCGCGTGACAACTTTGAGATCGAACTGGAAGCCCAGCGACTGGACGGGTTTGATTTCCTGTGTGCATTGACGTTTCCTGTTGCTAAATCCCATGCGAGTCTCGTCATGGGCGGCTGGGGCGGCGGCGTCACAGGGCTCAGCAGCATCGATGGTTACGATGCCAGTGACAACCAGACCACCGTGTTTCAATCCTACGAAAACAAAAAGTGGTACCGTGCCCGCGTGCATGTGGATCAAAATCAAATCATCGTTTGGGTCAATGATCAAAAGATGTTTTCGCATCCCCGCTCCGGACACGACTTTGACATTCGATTCGAGATGCAAAGC from Stieleria varia carries:
- a CDS encoding family 16 glycoside hydrolase, encoding MTKLSHKHLAASSRIRSAPVRFSVWCTARFSARFTARMLLAAALLACPTLTSNVLAQDSGKTDSVANAAADQEGASQKDNQADDSKTDSKTDSAAADAAAKKKKDGWIELKDSWKPCEFGGDGEITVNDGTITLDYGSPITGVKWGGSFDGDKGLPRDNFEIELEAQRLDGFDFLCALTFPVAKSHASLVMGGWGGGVTGLSSIDGYDASDNQTTVFQSYENKKWYRARVHVDQNQIIVWVNDQKMFSHPRSGHDFDIRFEMQSCTPLGLANYECKSQIRNVRIRRLKPSEITKPESDDDNAN